Within the Nitrososphaera sp. genome, the region TACAGGACTTGCATTAAAGCAGATGTGCGGATATTTCGAGAGGTTTGTACCAGAAGTTAAGACGCGGAATGGTCTTTTGCAGGCTGCGGATTATTTTGATTATATAATTATCGTCTATATTGTTCGCATAGAAGATTATTGACCCACACTTGAACATTTAAGAACACCTTTAGGGCAGTTTTCAACAAACAACGTGAGAACGCTGCATTGATGGGACAGCTTGCCAAGAACATCTTGGGTGGGACTACGATAATCGAAGAAGATGTTCGGTCTGTCAGCAGCATATTTTCTAAACAAATCGCAAGCCTGGCGCTTTCAAGCGGAAAAAAGGTGGCATACCTGACGACTGGTTTGAAGCAGGACATTGTCGACTCGGCCAAGGTCTTCAGGTTTGAGCTTGATGGATGCGTCGAGGAGCTGCGCACAGAAATGTTCAGCCTATCATCACACCAGAACCTGAGGGAGGCAGACCTGATAATCATTGACTCGTTCTCTGTGTACATCTTTAGCAAGACCGAGGCAGAAATAGTGGAGCTTATCACAGAAATCTGCAGGGCCTCAAAGGAGGGCAAGAGCTTTGTGCTCACATATGAGGCGAGGATGCTCCCGAGCACCATCGACGCCTACATCAAGTCGGTGGTTGACACGATTATTACCATCAAGGCTGACTTTGTCGGCAGCAAGATAAACAGGCTGATTTTTGTGCAAAAGATCCGTGGGGGCAAGCCGTATGACAAGCTGGTCAAGTTCACCGTCGAGAACGACGGCATCCAGATTGACACGAGAGAACTTATCGGCTAGCCCTTGAGGTTGTCGAGCACGTGCTCCAGCTCAGGGTCGCTGGTCAGTTTTTCCATAAAACCCTTTACTATCTGCCGGGTTGTCCGCTGTGCGGCGCCTTCGCCCCTGTGCTGGACATTTACTACGTACTCGTAGACAAAAGGGCTGATGTAAATTGAGCAGACGTCGGCGACCCAGGAGAGCAGGCTTGTGGTTGTCTGGTCTTCAAGTATAGCCTGTCTCTTTTCCTCAAACATCCTGCCGATTATCCTTACGTTGTAGAGGTGTAGCTTTTTGCCTGTGTTCTTGTCTATTCCTGTGAAAAGGATCGACTCCCGCTCGTCGTAAACAAGACCGAAGGAGGCGCTTGAGGGGATCTTGACGTGCCGTGACTTTTGAGAATACGCAAACACTTCGTCCATGAGGGCCTTGAGGAGTGCGTAGAACCTCTTCGTGCCCTCCTCCTTTTCCTGAGCGCTTGGCCTTTTGCCTAGGAGCCCGACCACGGTCTATGACAAGGGGCAGATGGTGAAATGCCGATAAAAACATGGCGCCCGCGGCGGAGGCGCTGGCCTTGAGAGCATGGATACAAAACTGTAATATATGCGACTTTGGGTGAAAAAGGAGTTAGAAGTTTTCCGAACCAATCGTGGCAGTAGTCCATTTCAATGATTTTACCAGACTATTTGAGAAAGTTGACTATTGGTTCTAAGTATCGTCCTCAAACTATCTCAACAATGACAGCAATCATGTCACTCCACCAGGAATCCGCAACATCACGTGGCAACTTTACGACCGGTCAGAGCTGGGGAGCATTGAGGAAGGCTTGGAAGGGTTACAGGATCGCCAAGGTTAACGGCGACAATGGTAAGATGAAGGAATATGCCCTCAAGATCCGCAAGCTTCAAGGCGAACTGGGAATAAGCGTTGCATCATTTCCGCACCTAGGCCTAAACTAAGTGCGGAAAGCCCACCTTTTTCAACTATAAAACGACGCCTGTGCGCCGCCAAGCTGCTGTTTGAGCTTGTTCTCTATTTGCCCCTTTGGCAATGCACCTATCATTACATCTACTGCCTTGCCATTCTTGAAGATAATCATTGTCGGGATGCTCTGAACGCCAAAGCTACCTGAGACAAGCGGGTTCTCGTCGACGTTTAGTTTTCCAAATACGACCCTTCCTTCATATTCGTGCGCTAGCTGCTCGATTATGGGTCCGACCATCCTGCAAGGGCCGCACCAGGGCGCCCAGAAATCCACAAGCAATACAGGGTATTTTGCCAGCTCGGTTGCAAAGTTATGGTCCGTGAGCACGACCGGGCCGGTCGGCGCAGATGCCCTAGCAGCTGCTTGGCGCTGAAGTTCTGCCAGCTTCCTGCGGTTTATTGCTTCTATTTCCGCGTCTACGTCTCCTGAAACGGGCGGTTCCATAAGGCGAGGAACTATCGTCAGCATGTTCTATAATCGTTTTGAGGTATCGTGCGAAGCATTAAAAAGTCCCAGACCGACCAGCCTATGTGTTAGTATGGCGAACAACGCCGCTGGCATCGCATTGACGGCCTTTATTGTTGCTGTTGCGGTAAGTTTCGGCTATTACCAGTTCCTGTATCTTCCTGAGGCAAACGCAAAGCCTGTTCTCCCAAGAGCCATAACAGATCCGACTGATACCACCAAGGTCACGATTGTCCCCGGCGCATCCGTCCAGTCAAACACACGCAATTTCGAACCCAAGGACGCCAGGGGCGCTATTGGCCTAGCAAACAGGGTGACCTGGACAAACACCGACAACGTTCCTCATACAGTCACGTCAGACGACCACTACAAGGATGCATACAGTGGCTCGTTTAACAGCCTTGACCAGCAGGACAACGTCCCGGGCGGATACCTTTTGCCTGGCAAGTCGTTTACCTTCGTCTTTACCAAGGTAGGTACCTACTCTTACCACTGTGAGCCCCATCCGTGGATGCAGGCAAAGGTCGATATCATAGAGAACTTTGCATAGGCTGGAAGGAAATTTTTTTATTATCTTTGCACGAGCGAGAACTGACGGGCTTGGAAGAGAACGACGAAGTTGAGATAGTAGAAGGGCCTGAGGAAGAGCGTGAAACAATTGCCGTCGAGGCAAAGGACGAGGAAGAGGCAGAGGCCTTGAAGTCCGAGCTTCGGACCGTCAGGGAGGAGCTAAAGAAATCAAAAGAGCTGGCCGACTCGAACCTCAGCAAGGTGAAGTACCTCATGGCCGATTTTGACAACTATAGGAAGCAGATGGACAGGCACCTTGCCTCAAAAGTCGAGTCTAACAAGGCAGAACTCCTCCTAAAGTTCGTCAACATACGGGATGATTACATCAGGGCGCTTGGCGTGGCAAAGCAAAAGAAGGTTGACTTGGTGGTTGTTGAGGGGCTGGAGGGAATACTGAAGAACATTGACTCGCTCCTGGCGTCTGAGGGCGTCGTCGAGATAGAGGCCGCAGGCACGCCTTTTGACCCGAACGTCCACGACGCCATTGCTTTTTCCCATAGGGCAGACGTACCGGAAAACACTGTCACCTCCGAAATCAGGAAGGGGTACATGCACAAGGACAAGGTGCTGCGCCCAAGCATGGTCGAAATTTCACGCAGGCCTTCCCACTAGGTATGGACGAAAGCCAGCAGGACGACAGCCGTTTTGTGGAAATAGTGTTGCCTCGTTCAGCTATTATGCAACAACCCGAAAGATAATTAAAAATAACCATATTGCGACTAGAAGGACGGACTTTAAAACTAGGAGCACAAGAAAATGGGCAAAATAATAGGTATAGACCTTGGAACTAGCAACTCTGCGGCCGCTTCCATGATTGGGGGCAAGCCGTCAATTATCCAGGCCGCCGAAGGGACCTCAGTGGGGGGCAAGGCGTTCCCATCCGTTGTGGCATTTACCAAAGACGGTCAGCTTATCGTCGGCGAGCCTGCACGGCGCCAGATGATTTCAAACCCCGAAGGAACCGTAATTGCGGCAAAGCGCAAGATGGGGACGGACTTTAAGTTCAAGGTGTACGGCAAAGAGTACACCCCCCAGCAAATCTCTTCCTTTATACTCCAAAAGATAAAGCGCGACGCCGAGGCATTCCTTGGCGAGACCGTTGACAGGGCGGTTATCACCGTCCCCGCGTACTTTAACGACAACCAGAGGCAGGCGACAAAGGACGCAGGCGACATCGCGGGGTTAAAGGTCATTAGAATAATCAACGAGCCGACTGCCGCATCGCTTGCTTATGGGCTTGACAAGGCAAACAAGGACCTGAAGATAATGGTTTTCGACCTTGGCGGCGGGACGCTTGACGTTACCATCATGGAAATGGGCGGGGGCGTGTTTCAAGTAAAGAGCACTTCCGGCGACACCCAGCTTGGAGGAACAGATATGGACAACGCCCTGGTAGAGTTTGTCGTCCAAGAGTTCCGGAAGCAGTCGGGCATCGACGTCAGAACCGACAAGGCCGCAATGATGAGAATCCGCGAGGCCGCCGAAAAGGCCAAGATAGAGCTTTCAAACGTCGTCACTACTGAAATCAACCTGCCGTTTCTTGCATACGACCAGAGCGCGGGTCCCAAGAACCTTGTGCTTCCGCTGACGCGTGCAAAGCTAGAAGAGCTTTTGAGGCCGATAATTGAGCGCTGCAGGCAGCCCATGATGCAGGCCCTGCAGGACGCCAAGCTCACTGCCGCAGAAGTTGACAAGATAATCCTAATCGGCGGCCCGACGAGGATGCCCATGGTAAGGCAGTTTGTCGCCTCGGTCACAAACAAGGAGCCGGAGCGCGGCATTGACCCGATGGAGGCTGTGGCGATGGGCGCGGCTATTCAGGGCGCGATTATCTCGGGAGACGTTTCAACTGACATACTCCTCGTGGACGTAACGCCGCTGACGCTTGGGGTGGAGGTTCTTGGCGGGCTAAAGGAGCCGCTCATAGAACGCAACACCACGATTCCCACAAAGAAGAGTAAGGTCTTTACAACTGCCGCAGATTACCAGACGGCCGTCACGATTCATGTCGTGCAGGGCGAGCGTCCAATGGCGTCCGACTGTGTGTCACTTGGTATGTTCAACCTCTCGGGCATTCCCCCGGCGCCAAGAGGCGTTCCTCAGATCGAGGTGACTTTTGACATCGACGCCAATGGGATACTCAACGTGGCGGCAAAGGACCTTGCAACCCAGAAGGAAGCCAAGATAACTATCACCGCGAACAACAAGCTTTCAAAGGATGAAATCGACAAGCTAAAGCGCGAGTCCGAGCAGTTTGCAGATGCGGACAGAAAGAAGAAGGAGGACGCAGAGCTCAAGAACGAGGCGGACAACCTTGTCTATGCGGCCGAAAAACTGGTCAAGCAGGATCTCAAGGACAAGGTCAAGCCGGAGCAGGCTGAGAGGATAAACAAGCTGTCACAGGAGATAAAAGACGCCCTTGCGGCAAACAACTCAGAGACTGTCAGGGCGAAGATTCAGGAGCTCAAGACAGCGCTAGGTGAAGTTAGCGCCGAGGCTTACAGGAATGCGGGAGCAGATCAGAGTCAGCAGCCAGGTTATGGCCAGACTGGACCGGAAGCAGGCCAGTCCTCAGCAAGCTACAGCGAGCCTGGCGCGGCAAGCGCCGGGCCAAACCCGTCGCCATAGCAGTCAGATGAGGCGAGCAGTGGCCGGGTCGCCTATACAGATATACTTCAGGCTTCCCCTTCTGATCGCTCGGGCTGCTAGGTGGAACATAAATGAGCAACAATAAACGCGACTATTACGAGGTTCTCGGCCTTCAAAAGAGCGCAAGCAAGGACGACATAAAGAACGCCTATCGCAAGCTCGCGCTGCAGTTCCATCCCGACAGGAACAAGGCTTCCGGGGCGGAAGAAAAATTCA harbors:
- a CDS encoding ATPase domain-containing protein, producing MGQLAKNILGGTTIIEEDVRSVSSIFSKQIASLALSSGKKVAYLTTGLKQDIVDSAKVFRFELDGCVEELRTEMFSLSSHQNLREADLIIIDSFSVYIFSKTEAEIVELITEICRASKEGKSFVLTYEARMLPSTIDAYIKSVVDTIITIKADFVGSKINRLIFVQKIRGGKPYDKLVKFTVENDGIQIDTRELIG
- the trxA gene encoding thioredoxin; this encodes MLTIVPRLMEPPVSGDVDAEIEAINRRKLAELQRQAAARASAPTGPVVLTDHNFATELAKYPVLLVDFWAPWCGPCRMVGPIIEQLAHEYEGRVVFGKLNVDENPLVSGSFGVQSIPTMIIFKNGKAVDVMIGALPKGQIENKLKQQLGGAQASFYS
- a CDS encoding plastocyanin/azurin family copper-binding protein, which produces MANNAAGIALTAFIVAVAVSFGYYQFLYLPEANAKPVLPRAITDPTDTTKVTIVPGASVQSNTRNFEPKDARGAIGLANRVTWTNTDNVPHTVTSDDHYKDAYSGSFNSLDQQDNVPGGYLLPGKSFTFVFTKVGTYSYHCEPHPWMQAKVDIIENFA
- a CDS encoding nucleotide exchange factor GrpE; the encoded protein is MEENDEVEIVEGPEEERETIAVEAKDEEEAEALKSELRTVREELKKSKELADSNLSKVKYLMADFDNYRKQMDRHLASKVESNKAELLLKFVNIRDDYIRALGVAKQKKVDLVVVEGLEGILKNIDSLLASEGVVEIEAAGTPFDPNVHDAIAFSHRADVPENTVTSEIRKGYMHKDKVLRPSMVEISRRPSH
- the dnaK gene encoding molecular chaperone DnaK; amino-acid sequence: MGKIIGIDLGTSNSAAASMIGGKPSIIQAAEGTSVGGKAFPSVVAFTKDGQLIVGEPARRQMISNPEGTVIAAKRKMGTDFKFKVYGKEYTPQQISSFILQKIKRDAEAFLGETVDRAVITVPAYFNDNQRQATKDAGDIAGLKVIRIINEPTAASLAYGLDKANKDLKIMVFDLGGGTLDVTIMEMGGGVFQVKSTSGDTQLGGTDMDNALVEFVVQEFRKQSGIDVRTDKAAMMRIREAAEKAKIELSNVVTTEINLPFLAYDQSAGPKNLVLPLTRAKLEELLRPIIERCRQPMMQALQDAKLTAAEVDKIILIGGPTRMPMVRQFVASVTNKEPERGIDPMEAVAMGAAIQGAIISGDVSTDILLVDVTPLTLGVEVLGGLKEPLIERNTTIPTKKSKVFTTAADYQTAVTIHVVQGERPMASDCVSLGMFNLSGIPPAPRGVPQIEVTFDIDANGILNVAAKDLATQKEAKITITANNKLSKDEIDKLKRESEQFADADRKKKEDAELKNEADNLVYAAEKLVKQDLKDKVKPEQAERINKLSQEIKDALAANNSETVRAKIQELKTALGEVSAEAYRNAGADQSQQPGYGQTGPEAGQSSASYSEPGAASAGPNPSP